The sequence below is a genomic window from bacterium 336/3.
AAAAAGCCCTATAAAAGGGCTTCATGTTATTTACTATTCATTAAAGTTTCTATTTCATCAGCTTCAATGGGGATATTTTCCATAAGGTCAATGTTTCCATCTTCTGTAATCAAAATATCATTTTCTAAACGAATACCCAAACCTTCTTCAGGAATATAAATGCCTGGTTCGCAAGTGAAAACCATACCTGCTTCAAAAGTATGATATTTGCTACCCACATCATGTACATCTAAACCTAAAAAATGAGATGTTCCATGCATAAAATATTTTTTGTATAGAGGATAATCAGGATTTTGCTTTTCTACCTCATGTTTATGCAATAAACCAAGTCCAATGAGTTCACTCTCCATCATTTTACCAACTTCTTTGTGATATTTGTCCCAATTATTACCTTTTACAAGCATAATTTTAGCTGCTTTCATAACTCTCAAAACAGCATTATATACATCTTTTTGACGTTGGGTAAAACGTCCACTAACTGGGACACAACGAGTAAGGTCAGAAGCATAATTAGCATATTCAGCAGCCACATCTAACAAAATTACATCACCCTCTTTACATTGCTGATTGTTTTCAATATAATGTAAAACGCAAGCATTTTTACCAGAGGCAATAATAGGTGTATACGCAAAGCCTCTTGAACGATTGCGTAAAAACTCATGAGATAACTCAGCTTCAATCTCATACTCCCAAACGTTGGGTTTGATAAAATTTAAAAGCCTTCTAAAACCTTTTTCAGTAATTTGGCAGGCTTTTTTCATTAGAAAAATCTCCCAAGTAGATTTTACAGCTCTCAAGCGATGCATAATAGGAGCTAAACGCTTGTAATTGTGTAAAGGGAATTTTTCTTTACAATATTTAATAAATCTTGCATCACGAGTTTCTACTTCTACAACAGCTCTGGTATGTTCATTAGTATTCAGGTAAATATTTTCAGATTCAAAGGCAAGCAAAGCAAATACTTTTTCAAACTCTGAAAGCCAATAAATTGTCTGGATGCCTGAAACTTCGTGAGCTTCTTGTTTGGTAAGTTTATGTCCTTCCCAAGTAGCAATATGCTCATTGGTCTCTTTGATAAATAAAATTTCACGCATTTTTTTATCACGAGCATCTGGGCAGATAATTAAAATGGTTTCTTCTTGGTCTGCACCTGTCAAATAGAACAAATCGCTACTTTGTTTAAATGGCATTGTTCCATCAGCACTGGTTGGCATAATATCATTAGAATGGAAAACTGCAACAGATTCAGGAAAAAGGGCATTTGCTACAGTTCTTCTATTTTCAATAAAAAGTTCTTTAGGAATGGGTGCGTATTTCATTGGAAAAAAATTAGATTAAAACTTTTGCTCAATATTAGAGAAAATCATTGAGACATCTTATAGTTCATGTTACTATTTTGTTAAGCTACTTGTTTTTTCAGGTTTTTCAAATAAATTTGGTAAAAATATATGTGAAATCTATGCTTGTAAAAGAAAAAGTAAATCATACCATAGACCAAAGTGA
It includes:
- a CDS encoding X-Pro aminopeptidase → MKYAPIPKELFIENRRTVANALFPESVAVFHSNDIMPTSADGTMPFKQSSDLFYLTGADQEETILIICPDARDKKMREILFIKETNEHIATWEGHKLTKQEAHEVSGIQTIYWLSEFEKVFALLAFESENIYLNTNEHTRAVVEVETRDARFIKYCKEKFPLHNYKRLAPIMHRLRAVKSTWEIFLMKKACQITEKGFRRLLNFIKPNVWEYEIEAELSHEFLRNRSRGFAYTPIIASGKNACVLHYIENNQQCKEGDVILLDVAAEYANYASDLTRCVPVSGRFTQRQKDVYNAVLRVMKAAKIMLVKGNNWDKYHKEVGKMMESELIGLGLLHKHEVEKQNPDYPLYKKYFMHGTSHFLGLDVHDVGSKYHTFEAGMVFTCEPGIYIPEEGLGIRLENDILITEDGNIDLMENIPIEADEIETLMNSK